tcatcgtgctttatctacgactgatgaggacgaacggattcggatactgcgtgagatagagagaacaagttctaaaatattggtggcgattgatgttgatccatatagctgtgcatcttggtatggagcagccgatgcgtcagatatgagatatacgccgtcatcatatgtttcacatatgccatcaccgtatattccgcagatgtcatcattagatgctgcacagatgccatcaccttttgatccacagatggcagctccttcttcttcctacatcctccAGATGATATTACCGGATACCAGTTGGCCAcgtgagtatgatactttcttttcagccCATGAGTATGAGAGGATTGAgcgggtcgctcagtccgtagatgattcgacagtatcagttattcctgagcagcatgaccagcagacctcctctactgatataggggaggagccatcacagcaggagtagGAGCAGTCGTTGAAGACCtttctgagaaggtccaagcgaccacgggcaccacgacgtcccTGTGGGAcagtcttttttagatttgtacttagtatttttgaaacttttattgtactattttttatacgtttgacatttttattctatttaatattattaattattgattttattttatattatttaatttcaagtgatcggatattatgctttgtggatatggatacacatactctaagtgtctcagaatattaggagagaaaaagttatgctaaaagggctataaaaattataacgtaaataataataatatatcggataatttaattatgagatgaatcggatCGCACTGGTACATCTAGATCTGGTACGGGCacgaacagctacgtacggtacggtatggaaaaaaattaattaatttaaaatagagaaaataatttgaaatgatgtttcttatttgaattaaaattaaaatttttattttttttaatttaaaattataatttttattatttttatttttaatttttattttttaaagatttttttgagatatttttttaaaaaaattaattttaaatgaaaaaaataatttaaatttatattttttatttgaattaacatttgaatttttatttttcaaaatttaaaattataatttttatttttttttcatttttttcttctttatttggaatattttaaaaaaaataatttgaaatagataaagtaatttgaaatgatattttttattttaatttaaattaaaaattttatttcttctaaatttaaaattataatttttatttttttctatttttttaaattttttacttctttatggcactttttattttttaaatttttattttttttgatatatttttttaaaaaaaattaattttgaacggggaaagtaatttgaaatgatatttttatttaaattaaaattaaaattttattttttttaaaatttaaaattataacttttatttttttttctcatttttttatggtatattttattttttttaattttttaagatttcctttgggatattttttaaaaaaattaattttaaatagggaaaataatttaaaattattttttttatttgaattaaaattaaaatttttatttttcaaaattaaaatttataatttttattttttctcattttttacttctttgtttggaatattttttaaaaaaaattaatttgaaatgggaaaagtaatttgaaatggtattttttattttaattaaaattaaaaattttattttttttaaaattataaattataaattttattttttttctatttttttaaatattttgcttttttatgatacttttttttattttttatttttttgacatatttttttaaaaaaattaatttaaaatggggaaagttatttgaaatgatggtttttatttgaattaaaattaaaattattatttttttaaaattaaaattaaaatttttatttttttctcattttttgttatttttttcttttttatagtattttttattttttttagttttttaaaatttctttttgagatattttttaaaaaattaattttaaatggataaaataatttaaaattatcttttttatttgaattaaagttagaatttttattttttaaaatttattcaaaattataatttttattttttttcatttttttcttttatgatatttttttaaaaaaattaatttgaaaaggagattgtaatttgaaatgactatttttatttgaattaaaattaaaatttttattttcttaaaatttaaaattataatttctatttcgtttcaattctttttttatgatatttttaaatttttttttacaccaatttttttcagatatttttttaaaaagataatttgaaatggaaatactaattttaaatgatattttttatttttatcaaaattaaattttttttataaatttaaaatttttatttttatttttattttttactatttttttgaaaaaaattaaaatcatcaaataatatggtatttttaaaaatactatattatttgatgatttttttttacatcgTTTACATGGAAAATGAGGGTGATGTGACGACGATAAAatgttatttaaaataatattttattatttttatatcaatctgataaataaatttaaaattaaattatttatgtaaataatttttttatattaattagaaaaaataatcatTGATGTAGCTTATCTAATGGATGACAGCTGTTGGATGCGATAATTGCCGACTACCCTTCGTCTCGTGGTCGtaattataaaatctttttcaAGGTACTCCCGCGTGCTCCCAAACAACATAAATGCTGCTCGTGGCGTTTTAAAAAACAACGACGTGAGAAAGGAACAAAGGTCCCAATTCACCTCGGGATATAGGAAAACCCCACTGTCTAGAACACACAGACAACACCTGCACTCCTAAATAATCAACGTACACGTAAACCATTGACGTCAACTTTACCTTAGATTCAACCCAAAACTGGTGTTTCATGTTTGGAGGAAAACTGCTAATCCTCTCCTCGCAATCACCCTCAAGAGCAGAACAATCCCGATTTACGCTGCGAAAAAAAAGCTCGAATACTTATGAACAGCTCGAGGCTAAACTTTTTGTACTCAAACAGCAATCAGTTTCCTCAGATGACGTGCCCGAATTTTATTCAAGCAAAATGGGACCCACGACCTTTCTCAGATACGCCAACTAGAATATGCCATGTCATCAGTGACACCAAAAGGCTGTTAAAGACCAAACAGCTAATCCGTCCGTCTCCGACACGGCCCTCCGCACTGCTACTGATAACTTCCTGCAGCCCTGCCGGCTTCGCTCTTCACGTGAAGATCCCTTCTCCTACCTCCCCTGTCTCCACCgctttcctcctctcttcctcccccaaTCTCTTTTAGCTTTTGGTTTCGCTTCGATCTCGAATGGGGGAGGGCGAGGAGTGGGTTTGGGTCCGGCCTCCAATGGAGGCGGACGTGGAGTGCTGGGCCGGCGGCGGAGGCGAAACGGACGACGCGCGGCCTCTCAAGGTCCAGTTCTCGGAGCCGGCGAAGCACTGGACGGACGCCACTCCCATCGGCAATGGCCGCCTCGGAGCCATGGTGTGGGGTGGCGTCGCCTCTGAGACGCTCCAACTCAACCGTAAACAACCATCATCCAccccttcctttctcttctttattttatcTAAATCCATGTCAAGAAGATAAGAAGGTCGAAATGCATCTCTTTGAGCTATTGGTTCTCATCGCATGAAGTTGTCGTATATTAAAATTTTGCTCTGCTCTATTATAATGATCGAAGAATATTTTCGAGACTGCCAACAAATAATTAACCAGAGGTGGTTTCTTTTGAGACTTCATATTTCTTTATCGGAGAATAGCACTAGCTCTTGACATAATGTATCATGATTAATGAATTTTTGTATATAAAGGTGTTCTCTTCTTGTTTTTATGTCGAGGATATCATACAATGTCGTCCGATTTTTTCTGATCTCTTTCGACTTTGTATATGTGCTTATATAGATCTCTACAAAAATCTTCATATTTGCTTGATTCCCTGCCCCAAActtatttcttttccttttttttttgtatccaaTAATAAAGTTCATGATGTTCTTGTGTGATTTCTCATGTAGATGATACTCTTTGGACTGGTGTACCTGGTAACTATACAGACCCAGATGCACCTCCCGTTCTTTCCAAAGTTAGGGAACTTGTAGACAGTGGACAATATGCAGAAGCCTCCTCAGCAGCTTTTGGCTTGTCAGATCATCCATCAGACGTATGTATGCTAATTTTCTTTCGCACAGATAAGCTTGTGGTTTTCTATGGCAATAGACTTATTCTTGCTTGTAGGTCTTGCTTCCTTTCCTTGTATACTGAAGTGGTAGTAATGACTATTTGCAAGTCAGTTCCCCATCTAAGTACTAGTCCTGTTTCCTGAATGAAGGACCTCTGACCATACAGAGGTTTAGAAGAATAGTCAGTATCATGCATATCCATGAGAAAGGGTGCATTCTCCTAGAGGTGGGAAGGGTGTCTTGTCAGTTGTCTCTTAGAAatgatttaaaaatagataaaattgatGACTACATAACGTTCATTCAGGCCAAATTATCTATTGAATGGACTAGTATACATTTTTCCGTGATGAAAAGGTTGCTGAATGGCGCATTCTGCCTGCTTTCATGTTTACTCCTGGTCCGGGAACTTTGAAAGCATTGTGTTTGTTAGACTGAGAGCTCCATTGTTACAGCAGGAATTATTATTTGCAACCCATATGACAAATTTTTCCATATAGTCAAGCAAAGATTAAAATAATACAAGAAATTATATTTCTTTGCTACCTTTAAGTAATAATTTGGTTATTCATTATTATAACTGAATGTCTGAAATGAAACCCCTAAAATACCTCTTACCTTTTCTTTTCCCCAAAAGCCAACCTAGCTACAAGTAAACAAATTTGAATAAGTTTGTTCATATGTCCTTTCAACATCCAAGAATGCCTCCTTGTACCATAGTTTAGGATCTCATCTTGCTACTAAACAGTATATAGATAAGTGGTTCTACTTTCCCAAGATTCCCTGAGATCCAATATCCAAACACCTTAATAAGTTTGGAGATAATCATGCTTCATCAATCTTCTTGCTGCTTTTCTTCTCAGGATTGTTAGTTGTGCATGTGGGAGTCACTTTTTGGGATTGTAGAACCATCTCCATTTTTCTTCGTAGATGCACTAATCCTAATAAAACTGGGAACTTTCATGATGTCTCCTGCTAAAACCATGCTGATGTGCAAGCACCCGTGTCCTAGATTGAATAGAATGGAACTACATATTATTGATCTCAGTtcttatatatatgcatatatgtatgcatatatatgcatctatctatctatctatctatatatatatatcctctgATGAAATTGGTTTCTTTCTCTGTCGTCCGCCCTGTTTATTTTTGGAAGCAGAACATGTGCCATATGCATGAATTGGTCAATGTTGATGGTATCGACCATCTTCCacgatattattgttaaatttgcCTTCTAATTTATGTTTGTCTGATCAACATGATGCTGCAATTTACACACTTTACATGTCTAGTGGAGTTTATAAAATATGTTTCTGTATTAGTGCTTGAATAGAATGATGGTCAATAATCAACATTAGACTACTTGAAAGCTTGCACGATGTGCTAGATAAGGAACAGATTTCAGCCTTTATTGGCTATCATAATTATCTGCTAAAATtcttcttatcattttttttaaatgaaggtATACCAACCTCTTGGCGATATCAATCTAAACTTTGGTGACTCTGATGATGCATATGTGGCTTATGAAAGGGAACTTGATCTGACTACTGCAACAGTAAGTGTCAAGTATACTCTTGGTGATGTAGAATTCACAAGGGAACACTTCTCCTCAAACCCGCATCAAGTGCTTGTGACAAAGATTTCTGCAAACAAATCTGGCTGTTTATCCTTTATAGTATATTTAGACAGTAAATTACACCATCATTCTAGTGCGAATGGTGCGAATCAAATAATCATGGAAGGTAGCTGTCCTGGGAAAAGAATTCCACCAAAAGGAAATGAATCTGAAAATCCGAGTGGAATTAAGTTCTCTGCTATTTTGGAATTACAGATAGGCGGTGATGATGGTAAAGTACAGGTTTTAAATGATAGGAAGTTGAAAGTTGATGGTTCAGACTGGGCTGTATTACTTCTTGCAGCTTCTTCCTCGTTTGATGGGCCATTCACAAAACCTTCAGATTCTAAGAAGGACCCTACTTCGGCATGCTTGAACACATTGTCTTCAGTCAGGAATATGTCTTACTCTCAGCTACTTGCATATCATTTGGATGACTATCAAAATCTTTTTCATCGTGTCACCTTGCAATTGTCAAAGATCTCCAGTGGTGCTCTAGAGGAAAAAAGATTGGCCTTTTTAAATCAGATCCCTCTTCAGAATAGTACTGCATCTGATGGTGGTGTGTCAGGATTGGTAAAACTAAACTCATCAAAAGTTGATTCTTCAGCAAAATTAATGGATGGCACTTTCAAATCTACAGCAGAAAGGGTGAAATCCTTTAAAGATGATGAGGATCCATTATTAGTGGAACTTCTATTCCATTATGGTCGTTATTTGCTTATCTCTTGTTCAAGGCCAGGAACCCTAATTGCCAACTTACAAGGAATATGGAATAAGGACACTGAGCCGGCATGGGAGTATGCTCTTTCCTACTAATACTACCTCTATTCTTATTTACACTATATTTTTCCCTAAATAAAAGCTGAGTGATGTATGATGTTGTGGTTTCTTCATACCTTATGATGTCCATGATTGTCGGTCAATGAGAATTTAGATATGTTAATGTTGTTATTGTTACTATTACTACTGCTACTTTTGATAATTGTTGTTGTTATaattgttgttattattattattattatgctcATCATCATCATTGAGAGAATAGGAGGGAGATCCACATTCCCTATAAGGCCCAAATATTTGGTAATGTACCACCCAATATTCGAACCCAGAATCTCTAATTGCTAAACAAAGGTCGTGCTGCCACCATTGAGAGAACGGAAGGGAGACTCACCTGCAATATATTACCCGCTCCAACATACTTAGGAATGCATATCCAAGATTCAAACCTAGAACCTTTGGTTGCTAAACAGAGGGGTGTGAAGCAGGTGTATGACAATGGGGATAAAAGCccacatcatcatcatcatcatcatcatcatcatgagagagagagagagagagaggcctaCCTATGCGATAATTACATAGGCCCAAATAATCAGGAATGCACCATACAAGATTCAAACACAGAACCTCTAGCTGAAGCAGAGGGGTGTGACCATGGGGATAAACCACAATTCGCACATATGTTGATAttatcatatcaatttttttgatctttatagAATGTGCTTAGGTAGGCGCATTTGTAATCTATGATCACAGTTATATATTTGACCATTTAGGTTTCACCACTTTTCTGGAGACATTATGGAATTAAAGAAAATACAGAAAAGGTCACCACAAATTTATTGAATTGCAAATCAAAGTGCTATTGACCAACTTGGGCAATTGAAGCTTGACTACTCAATCACTTCCATGGGCAATTTTGCTCGTACATCATCTTAAGCATTTACCCCTCTGCTCTAAGAAGCAGTACAGTAACATTTATTACACAAACATGCCAAGCTGTCCATATTTAAAGGATAGAAGCCCAAACTTTAGCTTAAACCCCACTGTTAGACCCTAAGGCAAGCCATGGCCCATGCTTGAAGCTAACCCTTGTCCCATATCTCTAGCCAGACAATTAGCACAGGTATTCCTTGAACCCTATCTCCTTTAGCATATGCCTATCTATAGTAAAACCAGCCTGAACTGTAAGAGCCTTGGTCTATGTTATGTGGACAATTCATTGTTAAAGATTCTGAAAGTATTAACACTTTTGGATACTTGGACATGGGTGGAGAGGATATGACATTGTTAGACACTCTGAAATTTTCTTGCTGGTATCAGCAAAATGCGATGCCATATGGCACTTCTATCACGGATGTGGGACTTTTAAATTCAAGTGCAAAATCTTGCAAGCAAAGTGACATTATGTTTAACAAGCATCATGGTTATGCAAACACTTTAAGTGAagtgttaataatttttgttgtaTTATCAATTTTAAGTGTCTTAAGTCTTAAcacatcctatatatatatatatatatatatacactctcATCTGTGTTTTGTGTTTGGAACTTGCATTGCACATACTTTGATCAAGAAGAGGGAGCAAATGTATAACATTGGTAGAAGATTAGGATGCTAATATTGCaatgaaaattagaaaagaattgtTGAAAGACCTCAGCTAGCAAGCAAGTTGGACTTCGATGCTTGCTCGATGTATATAGAGAAGAGATGTATACGCGCACTTTCACTAATATGTTTATATCTATATGTACATATGGAcacacgcgcgcgcacacacatatCAATCAtacaccatatatatatatatatatatatatatatatatatatatatatatatatggtgtatgtatacacacacaggcacaccatatatgtgtgtatattatGTGTGTGTgcctatatgtatgtatgtcatGCCACCATTCCTACATGTTTGGAGGATGTCATATTTGACAATTGAGGATATGCCTATGCATAGCCTAGCTGATTCATTAGGACCAAATATCATATCAGTCCAACTTCAAAACTTAGTAACATGAAACTTCTACTTAGGGTAGTATTTCCATTTTGAAAACTCCTAAAGAGCTTAAACTGGTACCCACTTCTTAGGTGCTTCTTTCGTGTTTTTAAAATGTTTATCTCCCCACACGCATAGGGTATTCTCTCCAAAGTTTGACAAAACAAGATAAACAACTAAATATACATTCCACGACCACAAGCCATTGTAAAGATCCATGTTTATCTAGATTATGGCATCAATGACCAAGGTTTCAGGAAGCGGTATCGAGGCCCGTATCGATTCCTGATCGGTATCGTACTATACCaacaataaaaaattcaaaaaaatcccATCCAATagtcaaaaaaagagaaagaaaatcaagcCGAACCGGATCGAATCGGTACCATACCACGCCATACTGGACCAAACCATCCGGTATCGAGCAGTTTGGGTCGATACCATAGCGAACTGATCGGTTTGGTCCGATTCagactatttttttgaaaaaccaGCCGGAACTGAATTGGTTTCCCACTGATACGGTATGGTACGGTATGTATCGGTCGATTCGGACTGGTACGGAATACCATGCCAATGACGTTCCCAAGGTTCACCAAACCAGTATAGATGGTTGTGTCTGCCTGCGACCAGTCTGATGCGATATGAGTATGTGCTGTGCAAGTTTTGAACTTTTAGATTGAACTTTTAGTGATGTATGATAAACATAGAAGCATGGTTGTATAGTGAGAAACAAATGCATGTAATTTTTATGTGCAGCATTTTGTTGTTTAAAATAGAAAAGCTGAATATTGTTTTTCTTCTTCAGTGCAGCTCCTCACTTAAACATCAATCTGCAAATGAACTATTGGCCATCCCTTTCTTGCAACCTCAGTGAATGTCAAGAACCCTTATTTGATTTCATTGCTTCTCTTGCAGTCAATGGGAATAAAACTTCGAAAGTAAGATGTTTTTCGTGCTTGACTTGTCTTCAAATAACGTATCTCCTAGTAAATTTTATGGACTTGAAATTCCCAAGAGTaggaaaatttttgtatcaacagATATATACCAAAGAATTTTGCTGTGTGGATAATTTCCTCATCAGTTTAGAACTTGCAGTATGATAACTTCTACTTTGTAGTTTGTTCATTTCCCTTTCATTGGATGTTATTAGTTGGCTATCATATCCCaccaattaaaatatttattttaactctgcaattggatttttttttttttaacagtgTGACTTAATAACGTTCTAAGAGTTCTATAGCAAATTACCAGATGTTATGTTGGATTGAGCAGCGGTTAGTGAGGGTTAAGTTAATTTTACAGTTATATAAATAATGGCAACTTTCTTCTTGGTATGATGCAGAGATATGCTTGGTATTCGTTGGAGGGCCATGAGATTGACCAGGCTATTGCAATAGATCATGGTTTACTATTTTGTTAATTTAATGATCTTCACTGACAGGATTACCCCTTTATATCCACGGTTGGATGTGAATTTAGAAATTGATTGTCTACAATGAGCTATGGCCACTTTCAATATGGATAAAAAAGACAATATTAATGCTTGGCCTCAAGCCAATTAAAATTCCAGTTTGACTTGAAAAGCAACATCATGACTTTTGCTACTAGGGATTGCCTGCATaaagacatttttttttttggcatgatctTATGTTGATTTTCTTCTTAGTTGGATTTGAGCTATGGGTTCTTCTTGGTATGATGCAGAGATATGCTTGGTATTCGTTGGAGGGCCATGAGATTGACCAGGCTATTGCAATAGATCATGGTTTACTATTTTGTTAATTTAATGATCTTCACTGACAGGATTACCCCTTTATATCCACGGTTGGATGTGAATTTAGAAATTGATTGTCTACAATGAGCTATGGCCACTTTCAATATGGATAAAAAAGACAATATTAATGCTTGGCCTCAAGCCAATTAAAATTCCAGTTTGACTTGAAAAGCAACATCATGACTTTTGCTACTAGGGATTGCCTGCATaaagacatttttttttttttttggcatgatctTATGTTGATTTTCTTCTTAGTTGGATTTGAGCTATGGGCAGTTTTCTTCCATCTGGTTTTGGTTCACCTCTGGACTTGCATCTATTTCATGTCCAGGGAAAAAATGATCAATGATGATATTGAGAAAGGTACTATTTTAACATCCATGTTGAGAAGGGGCTAGCTGATTTTGCTTTCCAATGCACAGCTTCCTCACAAGCATGGGATCTATGGAAGGAGGGAATGATACATGGAAAAAGTGAGATATGGATAAAGATTTTCCAAACAAATCAAACATCTTGTGAAAATTCAAGTAGCTGTAGCCTGCAAAGGGGAACCTTTGTTTTCTTGAACAATTTTAAGCCAAGTCACAATGAAATAGAAGAACAACTAAACAGCTAATGTGCCATGTTAATGTTGAATAAGCTTGAACGATATGCTTAGAAACAGCTAATAAATTTGAATAAGTTATTAAGCTCCTCAATACAATCTTTGTAAGTGTAGAGCTAAATTCCACGAAGATCAGTTGCCAACTAGGATAAGGGTGTAGGAGAAAAAAGTTATGATGATATAGCTGTTATATGCAACATATTGGGAGTTTTAGGACTGATGCTATCATGTAAAAGTCTTAATTTCGAAATTTTCTTAAAGGCTGCTAATCATGAGTTGATATTTTAATGATTAGACAATATTTCATGCACTATTACACGCACAGATTATATGTgtgtcagagagagagagagagagagtaaaattCCATGTAGGTCATCTGCCAATTAGGATAATTAAGATTTGAGTGTAGGACCAACAAAAGTTAAGATTATATGTGACATGTTGGAAGTTTCCAGGCTGATGGTAGCATGCCAAAATTGCcacttaatttctaaaattttctcaAGGGCTGCTGATCTTGCATGGATCTTGTAACGACTAGTAgatgtttcatgcatgcatacacATAAAGAGTAAATTTATGAGTACTATCAGTGCAAATTTTGAGTTACATATTGCGAGTAAGTAAAGTGTGGTATAGTTTCAAGTATAATTAATGATTAGTGGCTAACCTACTTCTCCAAAATAACTGCATGGAcattattattatttaactttttatATAGGTGGTCTCTTGTTTAATGGTTGTTAGTATACCAATGCTAAATATCCTTCATAATGCTTTCAGGTCAATTATGAAACAAGTGGTTGGGTGGCACATCAGGTCTCAGATGTATGGGCAAAAACATCACCTGACCGTGGTGACCCTGTGTGGGCTCTATGGCCAATGGGTGGAGCTTGGCTTTGCACACATCTATGGGAGCATTATAGTTTCACTATGGATAAAGTATTGAATATAGACAGATTCTTTTGTTATATTATTGGACTGTTAGCATGCATTACCATTGTAGTATCTGATATTCCCTATGGAATCTCCTGTTTTGCAAGATCAAAAATCACAACCATATGGACAAACGCCATGATCAGCTCATGGTCAGCCTGAATGGGACCGTGTTGCAGTGTCCCCTAATCCACATGGGCTGGGTTTGCTCTATTACCATTTATAACAACTAGGATCTCACCTAGAATCGCTAGCTAGAAGGTATTATTTAGATTCTTTTGGTCCTATATAGGTACCTAAGATCTATCTAGTACTTAGTCATGGGACTGAATATATGCCCGCACAAGTCCTTACACCATAAGTAGGGGGTGTACTAGTACGGGAACAGTATGGGGTTGATCATTGATGTGTGAGATTTCAAAACTTGTTTCATGAACATGTGTTGACTGTTAAAGTTTGAATTTTCATTTTTCAAGCGGACACAATTGGCTGTAGAATGTGGACTTCATACCTAGAATCTTCAGTGTGCTCTTCATTTCCTTTGATATTGCATacctttatttcttctttctttctttcatcaaCGAATAATTTTAGTTAGACATCAAATTTTGGCCATATAAATACCTGATAGGTCTATTTTGCATCAATGCATTACAAAATTCACATCCTGAGCTATAATGTTACCCAGAAAATATACAGTTcccaaaatataaattatatgattAAAGTACACCGACGACGTTATAGTGATTTGAATGCTTGCAATTGGAACAAATTGGTGATCgatcttattattttattatcatcTCTGGAACAATCTGCAAAATCTAAAGCTGTTCTTATGTTGTGAATAGTTTCTTCCTAGATCTCAGCCATGACATAATCTAcaaaaaaatgttaaaaaaatgACACCATTACTAACCTGATGATGTTTGAATAAGTTCATTGCCATATTTCATTATGTTTTTTTACCATGAGTACCAATGCTTAGGTTAGGTAAGCACATGCATGTTCCTTTTTCCCTAGGAAAAGTAGTAGAGAACTGGAAAAGACTGCGATATCTTAGAGAATACCTAAAGTAACTGAAGTGAAATGGCTAGGCCAATAAAAAATCTGTGTTAGAGTTTCCTGTCAGATTTGCTTGCTTTTCTTTTAGTAGAAGGTTAAAGAGGTTTACtaactttttctattttttgtttaGGGCTTTTTAGAGGATAAAGCATACCCTCTGTTGGCAGGATGTGCTTCCTTTCTGTTGGACTGGTTAATTGAAGGACATGGGGGATATTTAGAAACCAATCCTTCCACTTCTCCAGAACATTATTTTATTGCTCCAGATGGGAAGACTGCAAGTGTCAGCTATTCATCGACTATGGATATGGCCATTATAAAAGAAGTTTTTTCTGCAGTTATTTCATCTGCTGAGGTGACTCAAAGCTTTATCTTGCCTGGCCAGACATATATGTGCTTTATTAACCTCCTTATTTATCCA
This genomic window from Elaeis guineensis isolate ETL-2024a chromosome 13, EG11, whole genome shotgun sequence contains:
- the LOC105056147 gene encoding alpha-L-fucosidase 2 isoform X1; its protein translation is MGEGEEWVWVRPPMEADVECWAGGGGETDDARPLKVQFSEPAKHWTDATPIGNGRLGAMVWGGVASETLQLNHDTLWTGVPGNYTDPDAPPVLSKVRELVDSGQYAEASSAAFGLSDHPSDVYQPLGDINLNFGDSDDAYVAYERELDLTTATVSVKYTLGDVEFTREHFSSNPHQVLVTKISANKSGCLSFIVYLDSKLHHHSSANGANQIIMEGSCPGKRIPPKGNESENPSGIKFSAILELQIGGDDGKVQVLNDRKLKVDGSDWAVLLLAASSSFDGPFTKPSDSKKDPTSACLNTLSSVRNMSYSQLLAYHLDDYQNLFHRVTLQLSKISSGALEEKRLAFLNQIPLQNSTASDGGVSGLVKLNSSKVDSSAKLMDGTFKSTAERVKSFKDDEDPLLVELLFHYGRYLLISCSRPGTLIANLQGIWNKDTEPAWDAAPHLNINLQMNYWPSLSCNLSECQEPLFDFIASLAVNGNKTSKVNYETSGWVAHQVSDVWAKTSPDRGDPVWALWPMGGAWLCTHLWEHYSFTMDKGFLEDKAYPLLAGCASFLLDWLIEGHGGYLETNPSTSPEHYFIAPDGKTASVSYSSTMDMAIIKEVFSAVISSAEVLGRSDSDFIKHIENALSRLPPTRIARDGSIMEWAQDFEDPDVHHRHLSHLFGLFPGHTITIEKTPDLCKAAANSLYKRGDIGPGWSTTWKMALWARLHNSEHAYKMVRQLINLVDPDHEGDFEGGLYSNLFTAHPPFQIDGNFGFTAAIAEMLVQSTKHDLYLLPALPREKWAEGCVKGLKARGNVTVNVCWKKGELHEACFWSKNENCLKRLHYRGTVATVTLTHGNIYRFNNHLKCVKTCFLKEGTFF
- the LOC105056147 gene encoding alpha-L-fucosidase 2 isoform X2; its protein translation is MGEGEEWVWVRPPMEADVECWAGGGGETDDARPLKVQFSEPAKHWTDATPIGNGRLGAMVWGGVASETLQLNHDTLWTGVPGNYTDPDAPPVLSKVRELVDSGQYAEASSAAFGLSDHPSDVYQPLGDINLNFGDSDDAYVAYERELDLTTATVSVKYTLGDVEFTREHFSSNPHQVLVTKISANKSGCLSFIVYLDSKLHHHSSANGANQIIMEGSCPGKRIPPKGNESENPSGIKFSAILELQIGGDDGKVQVLNDRKLKVDGSDWAVLLLAASSSFDGPFTKPSDSKKDPTSACLNTLSSVRNMSYSQLLAYHLDDYQNLFHRVTLQLSKISSGALEEKRLAFLNQIPLQNSTASDGGVSGLVKLNSSKVDSSAKLMDGTFKSTAERVKSFKDDEDPLLVELLFHYGRYLLISCSRPGTLIANLQGIWNKDTEPAWDAAPHLNINLQMNYWPSLSCNLSECQEPLFDFIASLAVNGNKTSKGFLEDKAYPLLAGCASFLLDWLIEGHGGYLETNPSTSPEHYFIAPDGKTASVSYSSTMDMAIIKEVFSAVISSAEVLGRSDSDFIKHIENALSRLPPTRIARDGSIMEWAQDFEDPDVHHRHLSHLFGLFPGHTITIEKTPDLCKAAANSLYKRGDIGPGWSTTWKMALWARLHNSEHAYKMVRQLINLVDPDHEGDFEGGLYSNLFTAHPPFQIDGNFGFTAAIAEMLVQSTKHDLYLLPALPREKWAEGCVKGLKARGNVTVNVCWKKGELHEACFWSKNENCLKRLHYRGTVATVTLTHGNIYRFNNHLKCVKTCFLKEGTFF